The Mycolicibacterium mageritense genome contains a region encoding:
- the hypF gene encoding carbamoyltransferase HypF: MSAGALMQLKEIRRRFTVVGVVQGVGFRPFVHRVATELALSGFVGNDSSAVFVEVQGPASAVAEFARRLRADAPPLAAIAAVSSVAVPVQAGDPAPFQIEDSRSADGAATPIPPDIAICDNCVAELFDPADRRYRHPFVTCTDCGPRFTIIRQLPYDRPATTMSGFAMCERCATEYHDVTDRRFHAQPIACPDCGPALWFRDFRRQHAGAGRTLGTDAAIAAAQQALAAGAIVAVKGIGGYHLSCSTGDEVAVAALRQRKARGGKPFAVMVRDLEVARRYGEIGDDEAAVLTSRARPIVLVRRRANAPVAPEVAPGSPWIGLLLPYSPIHHLLMCPVPGSGCPAPESLVLTSANLSDQPICYTDDDAVERLPALGDAVLDHNRPIHVPCDDSVVRVIDGCELPIRRSRGYAPLPIALGDTVESTVLAVGGELKNTFCLTDGRRAYCSAHIGDMGSWETLRAFEHSVAQISGMRGVPTRLAADLHPAYLTRSWAERNAAGRPVDLVQHHHAHVVSLLAEHSRLGEPVIGIAFDGTGYGTDGTIWGGEILALGADSHRFARVGHLAPVALAGGDTAVRNPCRMALSYLRAAGIEWDPDLAPVSALSEAELRLLGSQLASGTGCVPCTSMGRLFDAVASLLGVRHRIEYEGQAAIELEVLAGTGAAGPDAPQLRLTVTEDAVLDPAPMLRQMVGAVREGVRPAALALAFHRAVAEAVGEGVDRVAGPVRLAGLTGGVFQNVLLLRACRQQLTDRGFEVLVHRTVPPNDGGLALGQAAVSVLTEQEAKRCV, encoded by the coding sequence ATGAGTGCAGGCGCGCTGATGCAGCTCAAAGAGATCCGCCGACGCTTCACGGTCGTCGGCGTGGTGCAGGGGGTCGGATTCCGCCCGTTCGTGCACCGGGTGGCAACTGAGTTGGCGCTGAGCGGATTCGTCGGCAACGACTCGTCAGCGGTGTTCGTCGAGGTACAGGGTCCGGCCTCCGCTGTCGCGGAGTTCGCCCGCCGATTGCGCGCAGATGCACCACCCCTGGCGGCGATCGCCGCGGTTTCCAGTGTTGCGGTGCCGGTGCAGGCGGGCGATCCGGCACCATTCCAGATCGAGGACAGTCGATCTGCCGATGGAGCGGCCACACCCATCCCGCCCGACATCGCCATATGCGACAACTGTGTAGCGGAGTTGTTCGACCCCGCCGACCGACGTTATCGGCATCCGTTTGTGACGTGCACCGACTGCGGCCCTCGATTCACCATCATCCGTCAGTTGCCATACGACCGTCCGGCGACCACGATGTCCGGATTCGCGATGTGCGAACGTTGTGCCACCGAGTATCACGATGTCACAGACCGCCGGTTCCACGCTCAGCCCATCGCTTGCCCGGATTGCGGTCCGGCACTGTGGTTTCGGGATTTCCGCCGACAGCATGCCGGTGCCGGACGAACGCTGGGCACCGACGCGGCGATCGCCGCGGCGCAGCAGGCCCTTGCCGCGGGCGCGATCGTTGCGGTCAAAGGTATCGGCGGCTACCACCTGAGCTGCTCGACCGGCGACGAGGTGGCCGTGGCAGCCCTACGGCAACGAAAGGCCAGGGGCGGCAAACCTTTCGCCGTCATGGTTCGTGACCTCGAAGTCGCTCGCCGCTATGGCGAGATCGGCGACGACGAAGCAGCTGTACTGACCAGCCGCGCGAGGCCGATCGTTCTGGTTCGGCGGCGCGCCAATGCGCCGGTGGCGCCGGAGGTCGCGCCAGGAAGCCCGTGGATCGGATTGCTGCTGCCGTATTCGCCGATTCACCACCTGTTGATGTGCCCGGTGCCGGGCTCCGGGTGCCCGGCTCCCGAGTCACTCGTGCTGACCAGCGCGAACTTATCTGATCAGCCCATCTGTTACACAGATGACGATGCCGTCGAACGTCTTCCGGCACTCGGTGATGCGGTGCTCGACCACAACCGGCCGATCCATGTACCGTGCGACGACTCGGTGGTCCGGGTGATCGACGGCTGCGAACTCCCGATTCGTCGGTCGCGCGGCTACGCCCCGTTGCCCATAGCGCTCGGCGACACCGTGGAATCCACGGTGCTTGCGGTAGGTGGTGAGCTAAAGAACACCTTCTGCCTCACCGATGGCCGTCGTGCGTACTGTTCCGCGCACATCGGGGACATGGGCAGCTGGGAGACGCTGCGTGCATTCGAGCACTCGGTAGCCCAGATCAGCGGCATGCGGGGGGTACCGACCAGGCTGGCGGCCGACCTGCATCCGGCTTACCTCACTCGCAGCTGGGCTGAGCGCAATGCCGCGGGACGTCCCGTCGATCTGGTCCAACACCACCACGCCCATGTCGTCTCGCTGTTGGCCGAGCACAGTAGGTTGGGCGAGCCGGTCATCGGAATCGCCTTCGACGGAACGGGTTACGGTACAGACGGCACCATCTGGGGCGGTGAGATCCTGGCGCTCGGAGCCGACAGTCACCGGTTCGCACGAGTCGGGCATCTCGCTCCGGTCGCACTGGCCGGCGGCGACACCGCAGTGCGCAATCCGTGCCGGATGGCGCTGTCGTACCTGAGGGCGGCCGGTATCGAATGGGATCCGGATCTGGCCCCGGTGTCCGCGCTGTCCGAAGCCGAACTGCGGCTGCTGGGTTCGCAGCTCGCGAGCGGGACCGGCTGTGTGCCCTGCACCAGCATGGGCCGGTTGTTCGATGCGGTCGCTTCCTTGCTCGGGGTGCGCCACCGCATCGAATACGAGGGGCAGGCGGCGATCGAGCTCGAAGTACTGGCCGGCACCGGCGCGGCCGGACCGGATGCGCCGCAGCTGCGCCTGACCGTGACCGAGGACGCGGTGCTGGACCCGGCACCGATGTTGCGACAGATGGTAGGAGCGGTGCGCGAGGGGGTCAGACCCGCGGCATTGGCGCTGGCCTTTCATCGCGCCGTTGCCGAGGCCGTCGGCGAGGGCGTGGACCGGGTGGCCGGTCCGGTCCGACTGGCCGGGCTGACCGGCGGCGTCTTCCAGAATGTGCTGCTGCTGCGTGCGTGTCGGCAGCAGCTCACCGATCGGGGATTCGAGGTACTGGTCCACCGCACTGTTCCCCCCAATGATGGAGGGCTTGCGTTGGGCCAGGCGGCAGTATCGGTGTTGACCGAGCAGGAGGCGAAGCGATGTGTTTAG
- a CDS encoding HypC/HybG/HupF family hydrogenase formation chaperone produces the protein MCLGIPGRITEIWDEDSGARMARVAFPGEEKTACLAYLPDLSIGDYTILHAGFALTRIDEESAQLTLATMTEYGVFGDPAVS, from the coding sequence ATGTGTTTAGGAATCCCGGGACGTATCACCGAGATCTGGGACGAGGACTCCGGGGCGCGGATGGCGCGCGTGGCGTTCCCCGGCGAGGAGAAGACGGCGTGCCTGGCCTACTTGCCCGACCTGAGCATCGGGGACTACACGATCTTGCACGCAGGTTTCGCGTTGACCCGTATCGATGAGGAATCGGCGCAGCTCACCCTGGCGACTATGACCGAATACGGTGTATTCGGGGATCCGGCGGTGTCGTAA
- a CDS encoding HypC/HybG/HupF family hydrogenase formation chaperone, translated as MVSTIVDHGLSEDLAAASLTLARRFAAGATMWCLAPSWLPHAQHVAVEFVHPVIVGKRALPAVALTGPDLVDVARVSVRSGDVVIAIADAVDADVRSIMRRAPAWGATTIWIGSGARPNDGAADHVLWIDDADPRLPATGGFVLLYHLLWELTHVCFEHPGLLTVAACTDEVCVTCSDEGRLGEVLAALDGTSARVRTANGSETVETVLVGPVSAGDLVLVHAGMAISRVGEDDAR; from the coding sequence ATGGTCAGCACCATCGTCGACCACGGGCTGAGTGAGGATCTGGCTGCGGCCTCGTTGACCCTGGCCCGGCGCTTCGCCGCCGGTGCCACGATGTGGTGTCTCGCCCCATCCTGGCTACCGCACGCTCAGCACGTTGCGGTCGAGTTCGTGCACCCGGTGATAGTCGGCAAGCGGGCGTTGCCCGCAGTCGCCCTTACCGGACCCGATCTGGTCGACGTTGCGCGTGTGTCGGTGCGATCGGGCGACGTCGTGATCGCGATTGCGGACGCCGTCGACGCGGACGTGCGCTCGATCATGCGTCGCGCACCCGCGTGGGGAGCCACCACGATCTGGATCGGCAGCGGCGCTCGGCCGAACGACGGTGCGGCCGACCACGTGTTGTGGATTGACGATGCGGATCCGCGACTGCCCGCGACAGGTGGTTTCGTACTGCTCTACCACCTGCTGTGGGAGCTGACCCATGTCTGCTTCGAACATCCCGGCCTGCTGACGGTCGCCGCGTGCACCGACGAGGTGTGCGTCACCTGCAGCGACGAAGGGCGGCTGGGCGAGGTGCTCGCAGCCTTGGACGGCACCTCGGCGCGAGTGCGGACCGCGAACGGCAGCGAGACCGTCGAGACTGTCCTCGTCGGCCCGGTGTCCGCCGGCGATCTGGTGTTGGTGCATGCCGGGATGGCGATCAGCCGGGTGGGGGAGGACGACGCGAGATGA
- a CDS encoding D-sedoheptulose-7-phosphate isomerase gives MTGQPTGADAPEEATNFLYPFIDSQESDPGPLLADLALSARTKAAESAALRRSTLEDCAALVDTAATEMARRFSTGGRLFTFGNGGSSTDSATLAALFAHPPVGPPLPSWCLTADQAILTALGNDVGFELVFARQLMARATAGDIAIAMSTSGNSADLTVALREARHRGMYTIGFAGYDGGAFAASADVDACFVVKSQSVHRIQEAQALLGYQLWSSVHEKGVHAS, from the coding sequence ATGACCGGACAGCCGACAGGTGCCGACGCACCAGAGGAAGCCACCAATTTCCTCTATCCCTTCATCGATTCCCAGGAATCCGACCCAGGGCCTTTGTTGGCGGACCTCGCGTTGTCAGCCCGGACGAAGGCGGCCGAGAGCGCCGCACTGCGACGCTCCACGCTCGAGGATTGTGCCGCGCTGGTGGACACCGCCGCCACCGAGATGGCCCGGCGGTTCTCCACCGGGGGCCGATTGTTCACCTTCGGAAATGGTGGCAGCTCAACCGATTCGGCGACTCTGGCCGCGTTGTTCGCGCACCCCCCGGTGGGGCCCCCGCTGCCGTCTTGGTGCCTGACCGCCGATCAGGCCATCTTGACGGCGTTGGGTAACGATGTCGGATTCGAGTTGGTTTTCGCCCGACAATTGATGGCCCGTGCGACCGCCGGGGATATCGCGATCGCGATGTCCACGAGTGGAAACTCTGCCGACCTGACGGTGGCACTGCGTGAGGCCAGACATCGTGGCATGTACACCATAGGTTTCGCCGGCTACGACGGTGGTGCGTTTGCCGCCAGCGCCGACGTCGACGCGTGCTTCGTGGTGAAGTCACAGAGTGTGCATCGCATCCAGGAGGCCCAGGCCCTGCTCGGCTATCAGCTGTGGTCTTCGGTCCACGAGAAGGGGGTTCACGCGTCGTGA